ATTTATAGTTCCCCCCccccaacatttcttatttttgcgTTGTTTTTCAGTAAGAAATATTTGAACATTCCTAAAAcaacataaattaattaagatgtatttttaaatgtatttttcttactaaaatgtttatacatttatatactttttaatatacttttaaatattttaagtagttgttttttgttgttgtttgttttaagaATAAATCATTAACTTGAAGAATAAACTTAACTAAAGATATATTATCTGAAAATGTAAGTCTTCATGTGCAATCATACGCAATTTTGCTTCTCAAAGTAAATcctgttttaaggatgtttacatttttttatttgttttagggTCAATTAGAATTTCATGCTGACATCAATTTTAATTGAATTCTTTTAATTTagtacaaattattatttattattattactaaaattattggttatatattattatttattatgagtcaTTCAGCATAGCCTCCTGTATTCAGTAACTTTGGGCTGATGCAGTGGCAGCAGTTGTCTCATATGATTTGTTGTCCCACATATCTCTCTGCATCAAGAGCCGACCAAAAATTGCACTGAAGCCATTCAAGTCTGTAACATTTCCAAGCAACAGTGTTTTTATTCGTTACTAGACCTCCAGCCAAGGCTTCTACCACTACTGATCCGAAAGCATAGGAGCCATTCATTTACAATTTCATAAGTCATACTTGTTGTAAGATTTTAATCTGATTGCTGATTGTAAGAGTAACATAAGAAATAGACATTAGTCTAGTTGTCAACCCCTGTTTAAGGAGCTGGAATAAGAAAGCACAGATGAAAATATGAATAAGCTGAAAAGATACATTTTGACTGATGTTTAATTGATTTATGATGGCTGCATGCAGAGGCGTCATGCACATATTCTTTTTTGAGAGGGCACCAGTGGAGTCCTAGCACACATGGTGTCCTTGGCAAGTCAAGACATGACTAAAGgagaaaactatttttaacatcATAGAATTTCTGTGCAGAAGTGTGTAATGCATTTATCTAGAGGTTTTCATTTATTGTCCAAGATGCCCCAGATTCCAATCCTGACCTGAACCATAATTCTATTAATAATACATCGAGCAAAATTACAGCGGAACATGATTGTTAGTGATTACCGTGCAAGAACAGCTTTGACATTTTGATAATCAATTTTATTCCCCAGGAAAAAGCGACATCAGTCTTAGTTCAGTTCGACTGACCAAATTTAAACATGAAAGTGTGATTTCTGCCAGAAAAGGTTTTTAAGTACCTAAAATAATCGTGCAGCTTAATTCAGTGTTGTCATCATTAACTAAAGCTattaaaaagctgaaataaaataaatctaaatagtaaatgaaaaattttaaataaaaaatgggaAATGTTGCTTTGACAACTGACTAAATTTAATCTGAAGCACTAgaattattaaaactgaaataaattaaattcaagcaaaataaaatataaaaaagaaaaattaaaatgacaaaaacataacaaaattactaaagctataatgaaaactgaaaatctaaaaatacaatcttattcaattaataaatactgtaataatattaattatatgaaaATCTTTGATAAATTTTCAGGAATATTTTcaggaatttttatttattttatttttttcaagttgcattttaaatacaCTTCTGATGGAAGTTTGAACTGGCATTACACTTTAAGGGTGCAAGTATAGCCATGACAGTCAGTCACTGAATATAAAGAAATCTTTGCatctttacaataaaacaaaatacttttttagccTGCTATATTATGAAAACTCAGTTTAGATGGATGCAATGCATGTCCTCTGTTGGTCAGATTCAATACGTCATGAAAAGGAAGCTTGATTCCAACTAAATAGCTTTCGTTAGCAAAAGTGTTGTTTTGATTCTGTTAAATTTAGCACCGGTGAAGCAGGGATGAAAATCGATTGGAATTTTTTATGATTAAGCTACAGTGGTGCCATCTAATTTGCAATAATGGTTTTAGCCAGACAGGATATGGATTATTTTTGGagaggagaaaaataatgttaaatttgGTGAAATTATTTTGCGGATAAAATCAAGATATTAGACTAACTGAcccagatgttgttgttgtttttttatcatatacagtataggtaacactttatttttgatagtccactttagacattctacaaACAGTAAGTAACtatgcaactacatgtcaactagcagttagtagagtattagtagactgtctgcttaatatctatatatatataatatctatatataatataataacagtttctttgtcaacttattcaACTAACCttaaacctaccctaacagtctaactctgagagttagtagacatgtagttgcaaataatgagatttagttgatatgtagttgacatgtagttacaaagttacttatagttagtagaatgtctaaagtggactagtaaaataaagtgtaacccatatATTTTATCTGCTACGCAAAGCTATCTGTTtttaagaaaaagaataaaaggtCTTTTGGTTGGGCTGGTGATGCAGTTTATCAGTCAGTCTGTTCCCACATTCGCATCTGCCCTTTCCAGTAGTGAATTTTCCCCACAGGCTATGTGCACAGTCATATATGATACAGTGACACTCAGACTAAAGAATCACTTAACTAAAGGCCAATCAAGCGTTTCTGCATGGAAGGCAATGCCAAGCAGTTCGGAAATTCTGTCTTGTACTGCCAGCACAATGAATGTTATTTGTAATCCTCCTTGACACAGAGTATATCCCAGAAGGGACACTGGCCAAATTCCTCAAAGCCACCCTGTCTTCCATAGTGTGGTCAACTGAATGAGGTAGAGAAAGGTAAATGTGAAAGCCAATGCCCCAATAGGCCTTTAAGTAAATGATGAGGGATGAAGGTAAGCCGGGTGGGTGGTGTGTGGGGAGATCACTCCCTGGAGAAGAGGACTGTCTCATTAGAAATGCAGTAGAGAAAAATCTCTACTTGTTTTGACGCTGTTGCTGCTTTTGTACTGTTGACTGATTAAGATTGATAGATGACTGCTATCATCAGTTTCTATTAGTTGTTGCCTAAAATTATGCTGATTCACATTGACATGGCTTAAATATGGATATTAATTCACACTGACATGACTTAGTTTAGTATGGATATTAATTTGTTCAGATAGCAACAGGATTAAAAGCACTCAGAAGTAAATAACCACACCTCAGCACCCTGGCAACATAGCaacaagttttgcactgaaaacTAACCCTATTTTTTGGTTTTGgagtttttttaaattgaataactTCTTGAGTTCTGCTGATCTAGTATTTTATTATACAACGTAGAACTATTTGAACTGTTAAACAAACCTGTAGTTTAAGCCTCATATGTCAATCACTGATCGAGTTCATGTTGTTTGGTTTGTTTCAGATGATGCTATGAAGACCACCAGAGATGACTGATGTGGAACCTGTTGTCTCTGACTTTGCAGCCACGGGCAGGACTGGCCGGCGGAATGCATTGCCAGATATTCTAGGTTCCACAGCTGGTCCTGGAGCTGCCGACCTACCTGATAAACTAGCCGAGCTTTCAGTAGGAGGTACTGTATGATGTCTTTTGTTCAGCTGGCTCTATTTTATTAGTCCCAATGCATATTCCAATAATCAAAAGTATGCGCTTGCAAGGCCAGCATTATGACTAGGCAAAATAtgggaaaaataaatgaaaatagtgcaaatgaatgaaaattaaagaaaacaacactccTTGCTAAAGAGAATTTGGATTTCCACTGGATATCAGCagcagaaattaatacttttattcagcaaggatgcattaaaagatcaaaagtgacaaagacatttattatgttacaaatgtttattgtttcaaataaacgctggtCTTATtaactttctgtttatcaaagaattAATTGTATCACATAcaaaatatatcacagtttccacaaaaaatatttaaattatattcaactgttatgttcaaattatgttataatattttacaataataatgcttttactgcttttttttttcaaatgaatgcagccttggtaggCATAAAGGACTGAAACCTTTGAATAGTATTGTATAAtgtaaatacataatacattactataataatatagtTGCATAATAAAGAGaggaaatatgaataaaaaaaaaataataatttaagcaataataagaaatacacaataagcaaaataaaaagaaatacataatgaacaaaaaactaaataaacaatacataatGAGCAAAGggggaaaataaatacaattttaattaaaagcGTGCATATAAGTACATAACCTGGATGAAATACTGCAGTGTAATTAAACATATGCAATCATGCAATTAACAGGGCTTGAAACAAGTTCAGTGCATTAAATTAACTAGGATAATTTAATCTATGCAATGTACCTCTGATGTCTAAAATGGGCCATGATGTTTGCAGAGTCTGCGAGACTAAGCTGTGATTGACAAAAGCACCTCTTTTTTCTACTGAGAAAAGAACACTCTGTCATCAAATATACACTTTTCTCAATGCTTAAGTGCTTTTGTATGATGTCATCAGGGGGTCAGCTGTAAGTCTAACTTTTAGACTGCCACTGGATGCTTGCAGAAAGTCCTTAGTGATGGTTTCTGTGGTAGAATTTTGATACATGTCCAGTGCAATTTATATAATAGGAAAACATTCAAAAAGAATGACATTAGTGATATAACCCTCAAGGCAATGACCTTGATTAAACGCAAACACTTCTGATAAAGTCCTTCGTTGAGGATTAGATCATGACTGAACCTTCCTGTGCATCAATAACTGCCTGCAGACAAACACTTCTGATCTGCTCTGTGTTGCACATAAGCCTCAAAGGCATCACATGTGATCCCTGCAAATGATGTTCCATGAGCAGCTTGTGATGACGCTGGAGATTCTCAGCAGTGTTGAATCTGCTGCCTATTCCACATCATGCATTAATTAtcctgttttaaataataaacagaatactGTTTATGAGTAAGTGTCCCCAAACCTGAAAATCatgtcgtcatttactcaccctcttgtcgttccaaacctatataaCTTTCTTTGGCATAATAACAGTGTGCTGTAACTGGGTCCTGATGAATAATGAACTACCTCttctgccatctagtggacatTTTTTATAACTGTCATACAAAATTGAATTGTCTTTTAGTTCAAAGAACAAGTAGATCAATGAGATTTTTAGCCAAGTTCAAAGGGTGAAGTCTTCTTCTCATCGTAAAACCATCATAAAAGTAGTTTATACCAGGGTTTTTcttggactatatatatatatatatatatatacatttatatataatagtatttatGTATAATGTTTTCTGTTTCTCTTTAGATTTGTACCTAAAATTGTATCTAAAAGTACTTTTATGGTGGCTAGAAAAAATACAGAACCAATAATAGACACTTGATATTCTATAGtcataaaaaagttttaaaacccCCTGGTTTATACAACTTGTACACTATATTCCAAATCTTCTAAAGCAGTATGGTAGATTTGTGTTAGAAAAAGACTACAATTTTCATCTTTCTTCTCAGTTAGAGCATTCAGATCTCATTTTCAAAAAATGGTGCTATTAGATCACAACAGATTTGACTATACTAATGCCAAGTGCCATTGGTTCTGGCATGTCATGTGATCAACTGACAAAGAAAACAGCGaaaaatgagatttgagagctacAGGGAATACTATCAATGAAAACTAAATTACCGGTATTTGCTTGTAGTTGAATTGCTTTGGATGAGCGTGTCTGCTTAAAGAACAAATTCACATAGAATATTGCATTTAATGAGTATTTTTGGCCTAAACGCAGATGATGGCGAACAGGGCGGAGAGAGCCCATCCTCGCCAGGCCCACCTAAAGAAACCACAGAGGAGGCAAAGACAGAGGGCTCATAACTCGACTCCAGCGCCGTAGTGATCTGACCTCATGAGAGACTCACAGCCTCTTGTCCCATTGACCAAACAACTGTTACTCTGTGCTATGCAACATCAAGACCACCTATGATTGGCATTCGGATGGGGGCCAGTGCAAAACAGCTCATtcctattaaaatgaaaagtgttTTTCAAATATCAACGTTTGTTCATTTCATACATCGATGACTCTGTCAAATTTGACTTTTTTCCCCAAAGACTCACTGTCATGATTTTCTCAACGACTGATTTATGTGTCTTATGAAAACAGATGTGACTTGCTTTCTCATTTTAAAAAGggatattttgtttcattttaagacTTTCCATAATAGCATTCTTCTCTGAATGTTGACATGTAGTGGCAAAAATGTCTCTTTTtgaacaaaaaaagtaaatacattcCATTTGGTGATGTAAGTAAAGTTTTTTATCTTACAATATTTGTCTGTCCTTGTACAACACATCATCTGTGTTTTATATTGTAAAGATATGTAATGTTAACATTTGAGACATTTGTTAACCCAGAAGATAAGAAACAGAGCTGAATAACAAGAAATGATATTTTCTTCTTGTAAATACAGAATTGTACATTATATTTGCTAGTCTTGTTTAAAAGCCTTTTATTTTGTGCGTAACTGCTGTCAATGCTGCCCTGCGTGAGCTCAGATTGGATTGTTAGCTGTCTGATTCATTGCTGCAAACATCTGTGGTCATGTCATTCGGACGTCATCTTAAGTGCTTGTCTCAGATATTTCTTTGCTGTTGTTGATTGCAGTAAAAATAATTGTGGAGACTTGTTGTTCTTCCTCTCTTTCATCTTTTCACTGTGTTTCCATTAgagaattacattttattttattttattttactatttaccTGGCCATAAATCTTGTAATTTTATCTGTGGTTAGCTACATATAAAATGCCATTATGCTctgtttaaaaattataataaatcatgCGCTTAATTTTGGTAGTTTGAATTTTTGTGCAGTGGTGGTAATTTATGTAACCAGCAGAGGACACCAAAGGTATGTTTTATAATACGagggtactatatatatatatatatatatatatatatatatatatataaacaaagtaGGATTATAAAATAGAACTATTTACCTAGAAAATTCATTTGTATAgtttataaattgtgtgtgttAATGTCTAGGTGAATACTGATATTTATGCTTTTTGTAGATTAAATCAAATGCTGGGTTTTGTTCCATGAACATGCAATATGTACATTTGATGTTGCTGTTAATTGAACTAAACAAAGAATTTAATAGAAAGGGCTGCAAATTTATTCATTCAGtttgtaaaaaaactaaataataataataataaaaaattgactGGCAGCCAATGGGAAATCTGACTCCTCCCAATCCTGTATGATCATTGTCATGGAGTTGAAAAAAACTATTTAAGATCCTCTGCCAGGAGAAAATGCAGCTACGCTTTGTACAGagcattaaaataaagtttagtttttgtttattgaTCAGAAAAGCATAGTTTTAAAAATGGTTGATGCTTTCTGTGGCACATGGAAACTGGTCAGCAGTGAGAACTTTGATGAGTATATGAAAGCTCTAGGTAAGTTTTATCATAATATTAtcgataattataattattaatgcagTTCATTATTTCTGATCATTTTAATTTTCcacttattattattgtaattacagACACATCTCAAGTGTATTTAAATCCTGGTTTTAGTGAACATTACATGATTTAAGTGCATGTGATTTTTTCTAAGGAATTGGGTTTGCAACAAGACAAGTTGGAAATGTGACTAAGCCGACCCTCATCATCTCGAAAGAGGGAGACAAAGTGGTCCAAAAAACACAGAGTACTTTCAAGAACACCGAGATCTCATTCAAACTGGGCGAAGAGTTTGACGAGACCACCGTAGATGACCGACACTGTAAAGTAGGTTTAGAAGAAAAATATGTTTCATAATCAAATCCACTGGGAACACTGCAGATTAACAGAGCAGATGTGTTCTGTCTGAAGCTTTCTGTCTGAGATGAATGCACAGTGATGTGTTCTTTTTACCAGTCGACTGTGGTACTAGATGGAGACCAGCTTGTTCATGTGCAGAAGTGGGATGGAAAAGAGACCACCTTTGTCCGGGAGATCAAGGACGGGAAGATGGTGATGGTAAGGCTCTTTACtgtacagtttattttaaagacAATATACTCAACCGCAGCTCTTTATAAAGAGTATAGGCTATTTAATTAACTGTTGATTTCAATTGTATTATAGAAACTCACCTTTGGGGACGTGGTGGCTGTGCGTACCTATGAAAAAGCATAAGTTTGGGGAGTATTATGAGGATTTGTCCTTCTCCTTCACCAGGCAGTAACAGATACCATGTGCTCTGATGCTTTAcggaatgaagaaaaaaaaaagaaaaaaaagagaaaaaaaaaaaagaaaccgttGCACAAATATAGCCTATTAAAGCATTTACTACAAATATTGTTGatcgattttttttaaatacttttaagtcTGTACGATTCATTTGTAATAAAGAACCAGACAAAAAGGATGGCTTGtgtgttcatttattatatatatatatatatatatatatatatatatatatatatatatatataggcttttGATCGTTTTGATTTTGATGTCAATCAGTGCGCGTCAGCAGAAGGTTGCGCAAACAAAGCGTCACGTGACGTGAGAGCCgcttgtttttcctgtttttgtttacatgagcGCGGTTTAATAAAACGGACACTCACAGCAATGGATTTTCTCGTTCTGTTATTGTTTGGTCAGTTTTCTATCCTGCAGGTTTATGTTGCGCTAGTTAATAAAGTCTTCGAACACCTGCAGAGCGCACGTTAAGTTTTTCAGAGTCTTTCCGGCTGTTAGCTACAGGTTCTTCATGTCTCCTGAAGTTTGCTCTGTCGCTTCCACACTTTGCATGCTTGTGCATttgctggattttttttctttttagttgctTTAACAGATGCCTTGTCGTTTATCCTACTGTACAGTTGTTTTAGTTGACCTGGTTTGCAGTAGGCTAATGGGactttgaaacttttatttgtttaaaaaaacaatggGATATTAATCTCTTAACATCAACGTGCATGTAGCGATAGATTGTAAAATACAGTCAAAGCAAAAATTATCCAGACACCAGAtatcattttgatatattttttttactagtgggtgcaggttACATTTCAAAAACTTTGGGactaaaaattattcagacactttgacctgaccatgttttgtttaagtgttatctgacattatcaatatgaatttgttctgacacagtttaactctgattTCTTGtcttattttattaccattttctaaactatagtgaACAAACTGTGATGATGTGTGAAATTACAGTGAGGATGATTCCGCTGCATCATCTGATATATTATTAGGAGAAATAATTAGAAACATCTCGTATATATGTTTATCTCAGACCTGCACTTGGATCCAGCCTATGTCACAGAAGACCACACCAAAGTCTTTCTTGGATCCACAGCtctaaacaaaaattatatataatgtaaaggTCAATAAAGTGTccttaatatactgtaaaatctaACATCCTAACAGTCTAAAATtactcttttatatatatatatatatatatatatatatatatatatatatatatatatatatatatatatatatatatatatatatatatatgaattaacaGTCAAAgaatataaattgtttattttaaaatatttatgagcAGTTGTTGTAAACAAGATTTCTGGTGACATGTTTCAAATGTCCACTCTGAATAATGATTTTTCTGGtccatgcaaaaaataaataaataaataaaactaaaattaaatatctGCATAGCTCCTGagtgcaaaaaaatatttgatatatcaGTTTTTAAGGGGAGTAATTTACATATTTGTGAAATGACTTGaacatatgcattttaaattccagCTAAATTCTGGCTTCTCAGACATGCACTTGGATCCAACCTATCATGCCACAAAAGACCACACCAAGTCTGTTTTTCCTCCAAGGGCATTCCTGCATTGGACCCAGGAGTGTTTGGTGATTTCCTGTGTGACTCCCCATACCACCTTATTCTCTCAGCATTCAGTTACATGAAACAAGCAGAACTGCAGCCTGAGTTCATTATATGGACAGGGTATAAAGCAATTTCCTTTACTGATTTGCAGCTGTTTTGTGATTTTACTTGGGttattaaatttagattaaactggAAGATTGTTTAATGTTGGAGCTAATGaacacattgtgttttttttttctttaatgttttgATAAATTTTCTTAAAATTCTGTGCACCTTATGGCAGGGAAGCCCTCCACACCTCCCGAAAGAAGAACTGTCTACTGAAGTGGTGATCAATGTTATTGCAAATATGACTCACGCCACACATCAGTTCTTCCCACAGCAGCCAGTTTATCTGGCCCTGGGCAACCACGACTACTGGCCACAGGTATTTCAAACCCAAGGGCAACAAGAGTTCTTAGCTGGGAATTCAAACCCAAGAAAACAGTTCTGGGGTCAAATAAAGGGCAGATTGTTTAGGTTCAGGTTGTTTAAATGGAATATTTGCATACTGTTGTATGCACTGGAAATTACTTACAACTTATTTTTTAAAacgcaaatattttatataaatattttgttttataaatagtatatttctattttataaatgtatttatattttataaaaaaaaatagaaatgcacaaaacaattatttaatgaaaatatttcaaGCGTAAGCGGCtcaatttatttgaacaaaaatgcagtaaaaattacaaatctgaaagcatttaaaatttgaatatattttttaaattatatatagatatatattatattcattcaataaaaaaattagggtaatgatttgcatctatatttttttacttgagccaaaaaaaaaaaaacttgctcttagggcatttttttaatatatatatatttttaaatggatgAATTAAAAAGAAATCCAATATATATACTTGTCCAATATAtatgagacttgtcatggcacttgtatactgttgttgttctcttgttgatctgactgcttctattgttctcatttataagtcgctttggataaaagcgtctgcatatatatatatatatatatatatatatatatatatatatatatatatatatatatatatatatatatatatatatatatatatatatatatatatatatatatacatataatttatgttATGCATGATACAGCTGAAGAAGATATTTTTATAAATCAAAGTTGAGtattcaaaaaattctaaatattttatgctgtgctgtatttacatgtgtttttatttatttatttatttatttatttttatttattttatttttattttaatacattaatttaatacattttaggaTCAGTTGCCGATATCTGCAAATGCAATTTACGATGCTTTAGCCAAACTCTGGTCTCTGTGGTTGAATCCAGAAGATGTagctaatttaaattatttttatttggagATAATTAATGCTGCTTGGTCAGTATGGTTTTATCTTTGCTAAAATACTTTGTTTCAAACAACAGTATGATGCAGcagatttaaaattatataaaatcttATATAAATTT
The genomic region above belongs to Carassius carassius chromosome 18, fCarCar2.1, whole genome shotgun sequence and contains:
- the LOC132091814 gene encoding cAMP-dependent protein kinase inhibitor beta-like, whose translation is MTDVEPVVSDFAATGRTGRRNALPDILGSTAGPGAADLPDKLAELSVGDDGEQGGESPSSPGPPKETTEEAKTEGS
- the LOC132091815 gene encoding fatty acid-binding protein, brain codes for the protein MVDAFCGTWKLVSSENFDEYMKALGIGFATRQVGNVTKPTLIISKEGDKVVQKTQSTFKNTEISFKLGEEFDETTVDDRHCKSTVVLDGDQLVHVQKWDGKETTFVREIKDGKMVMKLTFGDVVAVRTYEKA